The Penaeus monodon isolate SGIC_2016 chromosome 5, NSTDA_Pmon_1, whole genome shotgun sequence genome window below encodes:
- the LOC119573085 gene encoding gastrula zinc finger protein XlCGF49.1-like produces MAQKSNLEQHMRIHTGEKPYQCSYCAKRFVQSSALYQHERFHRNEKPYTCSHCEKKFSQKGHLRLHVRIHTGEKLLSCPHCKKKFMSKKTLSKHIEAHSADAGEHPENTSCASENDQNMYSLRPRLQKSYHNVVGDFIKSEYEPIFVKSEEPDNDVKMYDMYRTCIMEEKIKVEEHITVKEEIVSD; encoded by the exons ATGGCACAGAAATCAAACTTAGAACAACATATGAGAATACATACTGGAGAAAAACCCTATCAGTGTTCCTATTGTGCTAAGAGATTCGTGCAGAGCAGTGCTTTGTATCAGCATGAAAGATTTCATAGAAACGAGAAACCATACACGTGTTCACACTGTGAGAAAAAATTTAGTCAGAAAGGTCACCTGAGACTGCACGTGAGAATTCACACAGGGGAAAAACTGCTTTCGTGTCCACATTGCAAGAAGAAATTCATGTCAAAAAAGACTCTATCCAAGCATATCGAAGCCCACTCAGCCG ATGCAGGAGAACATCCAGAAAACACCTCTTGTGCCTCGGAAAATGACCAGAATATGTACAGTCTCCGACCTAGGTTGCAAAAGTCTTACCATAATGTAGTCGGTGACTTTATCAAGTCGGAGTATGAACCAATCTTTGTAAAGTCAGAAGAACCAGATAATGATGTCAAAATGTATGACATGTATAGGACGtgtataatggaagaaaaaattaaagtagAGGAACATATAACTGTAAAAGAAGAAATTGTGTCAGACTGA